A portion of the Methanofastidiosum sp. genome contains these proteins:
- a CDS encoding hydrogenase translates to MRFLPDGKVDGSILSKKVFPYLGSVQKEVIVGPNVGIDAAVIDISKLPGRMVVSQDPITGAGKNAGFHVVNVCANDVASMGAKPMFFLSTIIMPKGTTDDELEKISKDIERAAKEIGISIVGGHTEISSKVSDLILSGTMIGFTDRYVSTSGAREGDDILLTKGAGIEGTAILADSKSEFLSKHLDESLLENAKELLNQISVVKEALIASSLGAVAMHDPTEGGVIGGLHEIADASNKGFEFYPDRVNLYPETKSICDILKINPFGLISSGALMIISPKERTEEIIAALEKENIKSSTIGKITKEERSHERIHQDELWRILDTNL, encoded by the coding sequence ATGAGATTCTTACCCGATGGCAAGGTAGATGGTTCCATACTTTCAAAGAAGGTATTTCCATACCTTGGCAGCGTGCAGAAAGAGGTCATTGTAGGTCCAAACGTTGGGATAGATGCCGCTGTAATTGATATTTCAAAGCTCCCTGGAAGAATGGTCGTCTCTCAGGACCCTATAACTGGAGCTGGTAAAAACGCAGGTTTTCACGTAGTAAATGTCTGTGCAAACGATGTTGCTTCAATGGGGGCAAAGCCCATGTTTTTCCTTTCCACTATAATCATGCCAAAGGGTACGACCGATGATGAGTTAGAAAAAATATCTAAAGATATAGAGAGGGCAGCAAAGGAGATCGGCATATCCATTGTTGGCGGTCACACAGAGATCTCCTCAAAGGTATCGGATCTTATTCTTTCAGGAACTATGATTGGATTTACCGATAGGTATGTTTCGACAAGCGGCGCAAGAGAGGGTGACGACATTCTGCTTACAAAAGGTGCGGGCATTGAAGGCACAGCAATACTGGCAGATTCAAAAAGTGAGTTTCTCTCCAAACACCTCGATGAAAGTCTTTTAGAAAATGCAAAGGAATTATTAAATCAAATTTCTGTAGTAAAAGAAGCTTTAATTGCTTCATCTCTTGGGGCAGTTGCCATGCACGACCCAACAGAGGGCGGTGTTATCGGAGGATTACACGAGATAGCAGACGCTTCAAATAAGGGATTTGAATTCTACCCTGATAGAGTAAATCTATATCCTGAAACTAAATCGATATGCGACATCTTAAAGATTAATCCTTTTGGATTGATATCTTCTGGTGCCCTCATGATAATCTCCCCTAAAGAGAGAACAGAAGAGATAATAGCCGCTTTAGAAAAGGAGAATATTAAATCAAGCACCATTGGTAAGATTACAAAGGAAGAAAGAAGTCACGAAAGAATACATCAAGATGAACTTTGGCGCATTCTAGATACTAACCTTTAA
- the upp gene encoding uracil phosphoribosyltransferase: MGIEDLEKNDRVISFKQNLAIQELVDELRDKNTDPIKFRKGLNKLGRYMGYELSKTFDYEVIDVETPVCPTKGIRISDKDNLVMINILRAAIPFIEGFYKVFPKARAGIISAWRGPAPESIISVEYVKVPKTTKNDIIMIGDPMLATGHTISRIIDEVKSRGEFKRIIVVAVISAPEGIREILAKHKDVEVVTAVIDEKLNEKNYIVPGLGDAGDRCFGEPIKK; the protein is encoded by the coding sequence ATGGGTATTGAAGACCTAGAAAAAAATGATAGAGTTATTTCTTTTAAGCAAAATTTGGCTATACAAGAACTTGTTGATGAACTTCGAGATAAGAATACCGACCCGATAAAATTCAGGAAAGGTTTGAACAAGCTTGGGAGATATATGGGATACGAGTTATCAAAGACCTTTGACTATGAGGTAATTGATGTAGAAACTCCAGTTTGCCCAACAAAGGGTATTAGGATATCGGACAAGGATAATCTAGTCATGATAAACATCCTAAGAGCAGCGATTCCTTTCATTGAAGGATTTTACAAGGTATTCCCAAAGGCAAGAGCTGGGATTATAAGTGCATGGAGGGGACCAGCACCGGAATCAATAATATCCGTTGAGTATGTAAAAGTTCCAAAAACAACTAAAAATGATATTATTATGATAGGAGACCCAATGCTTGCAACAGGTCATACAATTTCAAGGATTATTGACGAGGTAAAGAGTAGGGGAGAATTCAAGAGGATCATCGTCGTCGCAGTGATAAGCGCCCCAGAAGGGATAAGAGAGATACTTGCAAAGCATAAGGATGTTGAAGTTGTCACAGCTGTAATAGATGAAAAACTCAATGAGAAGAACTACATCGTTCCAGGTCTTGGAGACGCTGGGGACAGATGCTTTGGAGAGCCAATTAAAAAATAA
- a CDS encoding adenine phosphoribosyltransferase has protein sequence MRNKIRTIPDFPKQGVMFRDITTLLKDKDGLKDTVDIIYEKYKDKKINLVAGVEARGFILGGAVAYKLGAGFVLIRKKGKLPHKTENHEYELEYGKDSIEVHLDAIMKGDNVLLVDDLIATGGTALAACKLIEKLGGNVVETAFIVGLPELGGMRRLEDYGVFTIVDFEGE, from the coding sequence ATAAGAAATAAGATAAGAACGATACCAGATTTCCCAAAACAAGGTGTGATGTTCAGAGACATCACGACTTTATTGAAAGATAAAGACGGACTAAAAGACACAGTAGATATAATCTATGAGAAGTACAAAGATAAAAAGATTAATCTTGTAGCAGGTGTTGAAGCTAGGGGATTCATACTTGGTGGGGCAGTTGCCTATAAACTTGGTGCCGGTTTTGTCTTAATTAGAAAAAAAGGTAAACTACCTCATAAAACTGAAAATCATGAGTATGAGCTTGAATATGGAAAGGACTCAATTGAAGTCCACCTTGATGCTATAATGAAAGGAGATAATGTACTATTAGTTGATGACCTAATAGCAACGGGTGGAACTGCATTGGCAGCTTGCAAACTCATAGAAAAACTTGGAGGAAATGTTGTTGAAACTGCCTTCATAGTAGGCCTTCCTGAACTTGGTGGTATGAGGAGGCTAGAAGACTACGGTGTTTTCACTATCGTAGATTTTGAAGGTGAATAA
- the mtnP gene encoding S-methyl-5'-thioadenosine phosphorylase, which yields MTKIGIIGGSGLDDPKLLKDYEEVYMTTKYGNPSSSFMTGRINGKDVVILARHGRDHSIYPSGVNYRANILALKNIGCTHILATTAVGSLREEIHPGHLVFPDQVIDFTKKREYTFFHEEKVIHTPTADPFSENLRGLIIDSAKKLDLKYHPKGTVITIEGPRFSTRAESHMFRMFGADVINMSTVPEVFLAKELEMEYATVAMSTDYDCWKENEEPVTFEMVLEIYKKNSENVKKLIVETIPKI from the coding sequence ATGACAAAAATAGGCATTATAGGCGGAAGCGGTCTTGACGATCCAAAACTTTTGAAAGATTATGAAGAAGTATACATGACCACAAAATATGGGAATCCTTCAAGTTCCTTTATGACGGGGAGAATAAACGGGAAGGATGTAGTAATACTAGCAAGGCATGGGCGAGATCATTCGATTTACCCATCAGGAGTCAATTACCGGGCAAATATATTAGCATTAAAAAATATTGGCTGTACCCATATACTAGCAACGACAGCCGTTGGATCTCTAAGAGAAGAAATTCATCCAGGCCACCTTGTTTTTCCAGATCAGGTCATAGACTTTACAAAAAAAAGAGAGTATACTTTTTTTCATGAAGAAAAGGTAATACACACACCGACTGCCGACCCGTTTTCTGAGAACTTAAGGGGTCTAATAATAGACAGTGCCAAAAAGCTTGATTTAAAATATCATCCAAAAGGAACTGTTATAACAATAGAGGGCCCAAGGTTTTCAACTAGGGCTGAGTCCCATATGTTTAGAATGTTTGGTGCAGATGTAATAAATATGTCGACTGTTCCGGAGGTATTTCTTGCAAAAGAGCTTGAAATGGAATATGCCACTGTAGCCATGTCAACAGACTATGACTGCTGGAAGGAAAATGAAGAGCCTGTAACTTTTGAGATGGTACTTGAAATATATAAGAAAAATTCTGAGAATGTAAAGAAACTAATAGTTGAAACTATTCCAAAAATATAG
- a CDS encoding deoxyhypusine synthase — translation MKKEELLSKEIEHIDIKSFDSREIIEAFSKMAFQAKNLARASYILEKMTEDKDCSIILCLAGSIFSAGLKKVVYDMVKHNMVDAIVSTGAIIVDQEFFEALGFKHYQGTPFIDDEMLRQQSIDRIYDTYIDEDELRVCDMTIAEIADSLEPGPYSSREFIMAMGKYLHEHESKVDDSIVLEAYKKGVPIFVPAFSDCSAGFGLVYHQNARGNKPKVSIDSAKDFFELTKIKIASKDTGLFMIGGGVPKNFAQDVPVAADILGKEVNMHKYAIQITVADERDGALSGSTLKEAHSWGKVESGSEQMVYAEATVAMPLIVSYAYHKGGWKKRKENRFNDLLK, via the coding sequence ATGAAGAAAGAAGAGCTATTAAGTAAAGAAATTGAACATATTGATATTAAAAGTTTTGATTCAAGAGAGATAATTGAAGCTTTTTCAAAGATGGCATTCCAAGCTAAAAACCTTGCAAGAGCCTCATATATACTTGAAAAAATGACAGAGGACAAGGACTGCTCAATCATACTTTGTCTTGCCGGGTCTATCTTTAGTGCAGGCCTAAAAAAAGTAGTATACGATATGGTTAAGCACAATATGGTGGATGCAATTGTATCTACTGGCGCTATAATTGTTGATCAGGAATTCTTTGAGGCTTTAGGATTTAAGCACTATCAGGGAACCCCATTCATTGACGATGAAATGCTAAGGCAGCAGAGCATTGATAGGATATATGACACCTATATCGATGAAGATGAACTTAGGGTCTGCGACATGACTATCGCTGAAATAGCAGATTCTCTTGAACCAGGGCCTTACTCTTCGAGAGAATTCATCATGGCGATGGGAAAGTACCTCCATGAACATGAATCAAAAGTTGATGACTCAATAGTTCTTGAGGCATATAAGAAGGGAGTTCCAATATTTGTTCCTGCATTTTCTGACTGTAGTGCTGGATTTGGTCTAGTATACCATCAGAACGCTAGAGGCAACAAACCAAAAGTTTCAATTGACAGTGCTAAGGATTTCTTTGAACTTACGAAGATTAAGATTGCTTCAAAAGACACAGGTCTTTTTATGATTGGTGGAGGAGTTCCAAAAAATTTTGCTCAGGATGTTCCGGTAGCAGCAGATATCCTTGGAAAAGAAGTCAACATGCATAAGTACGCTATTCAGATAACTGTAGCCGATGAGAGGGACGGAGCGCTCTCAGGATCGACGCTAAAAGAAGCACATTCTTGGGGAAAAGTCGAGAGTGGCAGTGAACAGATGGTCTATGCCGAAGCCACAGTAGCCATGCCATTGATTGTAAGCTATGCCTATCACAAGGGTGGCTGGAAGAAGAGAAAGGAAAACAGATTCAACGATCTTTTAAAATAA
- the pfdA gene encoding prefoldin subunit alpha — MVGEEEAIRKLSAELNYLNEQSKLISNNLSLLSSHRNELALSKITLEGLKGVKQGNEILIPIGAGNFVKGTVTDTNTVITTLARDVTMERGIEETIAKLDETLKEVEKNLGQNEATLQNINARMNEIERQADEILQKK, encoded by the coding sequence ATGGTAGGCGAGGAAGAAGCCATAAGGAAGCTTAGTGCAGAACTAAACTACCTAAATGAGCAGTCAAAATTAATATCAAACAACTTGTCTCTGCTATCTTCCCACAGAAATGAACTAGCTCTTTCAAAGATAACTCTAGAAGGCCTAAAAGGAGTAAAGCAAGGAAATGAAATCCTTATACCTATAGGTGCAGGGAATTTTGTAAAAGGAACAGTTACTGACACAAATACCGTAATAACTACTCTTGCAAGAGATGTAACTATGGAAAGAGGTATTGAGGAAACAATTGCAAAGCTAGACGAAACTTTAAAGGAAGTGGAAAAAAACTTAGGCCAAAACGAAGCAACACTCCAGAATATCAACGCACGAATGAATGAAATAGAGAGACAAGCTGACGAAATTCTTCAGAAAAAATAA
- a CDS encoding translation initiation factor IF-6, which produces MIRQLKFSGNPFVGIFSFTNNNITIVREDIGEHAKNIEEALGTELILSTVAATDLAGIYIAGNNNGIILPYVIEDEELQLIEDKKINNCILDTKETAVGNLILSNDKGAIISPILSKEQKLIEDVLGVETAISSLGNHKYVGSVARTNNFGCIVHKEAKEDDISLIKDLLKVDVRMSTLNRGVSYIGACMVVNDKGAIVGETTTGVELSYVEDIMGV; this is translated from the coding sequence ATGATAAGACAGTTGAAGTTCAGTGGCAATCCGTTTGTTGGTATATTCAGTTTTACTAATAACAATATAACTATCGTAAGGGAAGATATTGGAGAGCATGCGAAAAATATAGAGGAAGCTCTTGGAACTGAACTTATATTAAGCACAGTTGCCGCAACTGATCTAGCAGGCATTTACATTGCGGGCAATAATAATGGGATTATACTTCCATATGTAATCGAAGATGAAGAGCTTCAATTAATTGAAGATAAGAAAATAAACAACTGCATCCTTGATACAAAGGAAACGGCAGTTGGAAATCTTATCCTATCTAATGACAAAGGGGCCATAATAAGCCCAATATTGTCAAAAGAGCAGAAGCTAATTGAAGATGTACTTGGTGTTGAAACGGCTATATCTTCATTGGGAAATCACAAATATGTGGGTAGCGTTGCAAGAACAAATAACTTTGGATGTATTGTTCACAAAGAAGCAAAAGAAGATGACATTTCCCTTATTAAAGACCTTTTGAAGGTTGATGTGCGAATGTCAACTTTGAACAGGGGAGTTTCCTATATTGGGGCCTGTATGGTAGTAAATGACAAAGGGGCTATTGTTGGTGAAACAACAACAGGCGTAGAATTAAGTTATGTTGAAGATATAATGGGCGTATGA
- a CDS encoding 50S ribosomal protein L31e (one of the proteins encircling the polypeptide exit tunnel in the ribozyme), whose translation MDNNEERMYVVPLRKVKEAPRTQRAARATRALREFVIKHSKCENVKIDKALNEKLWENGIESSPSKIKIRIVKGEEGEEEKRDVVTAYLAE comes from the coding sequence ATGGACAACAACGAAGAGAGAATGTATGTAGTACCCTTAAGGAAAGTTAAAGAAGCCCCAAGAACACAGAGAGCTGCAAGAGCAACAAGGGCCTTGAGAGAGTTTGTAATAAAGCATTCAAAATGTGAGAATGTTAAAATTGACAAAGCATTGAATGAAAAACTCTGGGAAAATGGCATTGAGAGTTCTCCTTCAAAAATTAAAATTAGAATAGTAAAGGGCGAAGAAGGAGAAGAAGAAAAGAGAGATGTTGTTACTGCGTATCTTGCGGAGTAA
- a CDS encoding 50S ribosomal protein L39e, protein MSRNKGLGKKKRLGKAMSQNRRVPVWVWAKTKLKIRSHPKRRNWRRTSLKK, encoded by the coding sequence ATGTCTAGAAACAAAGGACTCGGAAAAAAGAAGAGACTGGGTAAGGCCATGAGCCAAAACAGAAGAGTCCCTGTTTGGGTATGGGCCAAAACTAAATTAAAAATTAGATCACATCCAAAAAGAAGAAATTGGCGAAGAACTTCTCTTAAGAAGTAG
- a CDS encoding DNA-directed RNA polymerase, protein MYGERRGGYDRPPREMHKVTCAECGKETEVPFKPDGTRPVYCRDCYQKKNPRRY, encoded by the coding sequence ATGTATGGTGAAAGAAGAGGGGGATACGATAGACCTCCTCGTGAAATGCACAAAGTAACATGTGCAGAATGTGGAAAGGAAACTGAAGTTCCATTCAAGCCAGATGGAACAAGACCTGTCTACTGTAGGGATTGTTACCAAAAGAAAAACCCAAGAAGGTATTAA
- a CDS encoding tetratricopeptide repeat protein, with translation MGPDRTGCVILETITNCFKCGTNLPEESNYCLKCGFKIKNSQSDSIYSKDTSRKDSYYYEKASQKFFVSGLSFFKCGEYSKAINKFTKAIELKNDFAEAHYHRGQAYVKESRYDDAIDDFTKAIEIDPEFKDAYFQRGNIFFERGFKERARHDYEKIIEIDFEIASQVYDKLHNFMESWVNNIVRNREVLPENDFANDS, from the coding sequence TTGGGACCAGATAGAACTGGATGTGTTATTTTGGAGACCATTACAAACTGTTTTAAATGCGGGACAAATCTTCCAGAAGAATCTAATTACTGTTTAAAATGTGGATTCAAAATAAAAAACTCTCAAAGCGATAGTATATACTCTAAAGACACTTCTAGGAAAGATTCATATTATTATGAGAAAGCATCCCAAAAATTTTTTGTATCAGGACTTTCATTTTTCAAATGCGGAGAATACTCTAAAGCCATTAATAAATTCACAAAGGCCATTGAATTAAAGAATGATTTTGCCGAGGCCCACTACCACAGGGGGCAAGCCTATGTCAAAGAATCTAGATATGACGATGCAATAGATGATTTTACAAAGGCAATAGAAATTGACCCAGAGTTTAAAGATGCATATTTTCAGCGAGGCAACATATTTTTTGAGAGAGGATTTAAGGAAAGAGCACGACACGATTATGAAAAAATAATAGAAATTGATTTTGAAATAGCTTCTCAAGTTTATGATAAATTACACAATTTCATGGAGTCTTGGGTTAATAACATTGTAAGAAACAGAGAAGTTTTACCAGAAAATGATTTTGCAAACGACTCGTAA
- a CDS encoding NAD(P)H nitroreductase, which yields MDFLELCEKRYSCRKYLEEPVEREKIERCLEASRIAPSAVNAQPWSFIVIDDPKLKESVARETFDKVSSFNKFALNAPILVVIVNENPVITGILGRFAQGRDYTLMDAGITASHFCLMATEQGLGTCILGYFNEKNVKKILKIPRNKSISLIISVGYPADSPRKKNRKSIEKMRTYNI from the coding sequence TTGGATTTTTTAGAACTCTGTGAAAAAAGATATAGCTGTAGAAAGTATCTTGAGGAGCCTGTTGAGCGAGAAAAAATTGAGAGATGCCTTGAAGCTTCAAGAATTGCACCTTCTGCTGTTAACGCTCAGCCTTGGAGCTTTATAGTAATAGACGATCCAAAATTAAAAGAGAGTGTTGCAAGGGAAACTTTTGACAAAGTATCCTCATTTAACAAATTTGCACTAAATGCCCCTATACTTGTTGTCATAGTGAATGAGAATCCAGTTATAACTGGAATTCTTGGGAGATTTGCACAAGGGAGGGACTATACCCTAATGGATGCTGGGATTACTGCATCACACTTCTGCCTTATGGCTACAGAACAAGGTCTTGGTACATGTATCCTTGGATATTTTAATGAAAAGAATGTTAAGAAAATTCTGAAAATACCAAGAAACAAATCAATTTCACTTATTATTTCTGTTGGATACCCTGCAGACTCGCCTAGAAAGAAAAATAGAAAATCAATCGAAAAGATGAGAACATATAATATATAA
- a CDS encoding SdpI family protein, which translates to MKANDVSLLIIVLSFFIGAFSYAYMPDIMPTHWNAQGEIDGYMDKFWGLFLLPMISFGIFALFVYLPKFEPRKNNLEAFKDYYEGIALITVGFLFYIYILSILAAIGYQFNMVQMMAPAFGALLYYVGVVLEKTKSNFFVGIRTPWTISDEVVWEKTHKLGGKLFKASGIIALFGAFFKGIAFVLIIVPVLASSVVVMIYSYLEYRKKHKGE; encoded by the coding sequence ATGAAAGCAAATGATGTTTCATTACTTATCATCGTTTTGTCATTCTTTATTGGGGCATTTTCTTATGCCTATATGCCTGATATTATGCCAACACATTGGAATGCCCAAGGAGAAATTGATGGATATATGGATAAATTCTGGGGGCTATTTTTGCTTCCAATGATATCATTTGGAATTTTTGCTCTTTTTGTCTATCTACCAAAATTTGAACCAAGAAAAAATAATCTAGAGGCTTTCAAAGATTACTACGAAGGAATAGCATTAATAACGGTGGGATTTCTTTTTTACATATACATACTTTCAATATTGGCTGCAATTGGATATCAATTTAATATGGTCCAGATGATGGCTCCTGCCTTCGGAGCGCTTTTATATTATGTGGGGGTTGTTTTAGAAAAAACAAAGAGCAACTTTTTTGTGGGCATAAGAACACCATGGACAATAAGTGACGAAGTTGTCTGGGAGAAGACCCACAAGCTTGGTGGAAAGTTGTTCAAAGCATCAGGCATAATTGCTCTTTTTGGGGCATTCTTTAAAGGAATTGCTTTTGTACTAATTATTGTCCCTGTTTTAGCTTCATCTGTAGTAGTTATGATTTACTCGTATCTTGAATATAGAAAAAAACATAAAGGTGAATAA
- a CDS encoding chloride channel protein, producing MHFKNTGYLKEWAELNAIALVLGIFAGLGAIVFGKMIELSKHFFEIIFQRGFLGALSIIIIPAIGGVIVGPIIYKYCSESKGHGVPEVMYAVMANKSDIRKRVAFFKTIVSSITIGSGGSAGREGPIAQIGASMGSTFGQFFKFDEKKKRILVVSGLSSGVAAAFNTPLGGTIFGLELILTNFSPISVIPIALSSVISVSIARTILGPESAIRAATFTFNPAEIPFYMLLGAIMGIVSFFYIKGFYFFEDSFEKIKIPFYVKPAIGGFLTGLVGFSFVGYGVLGGGFEGINAALSGQIGLTLLILLFFAKFLATSFTLGSGASGGIFSPSLYLGAMLGGALGIIFDIFAPNVISSPPAYALIGMGAFFASVAKVPLTCIIMIPEMSSDYSMIPTLMISVFVSYGFSALFLGRSSIYMEKLNKKISTTKSFSKDLSDVTAMDIMTGDIISMEPDMPLKKFWDYVKKYKKLGFPVIKDGELIGMISNSKVKNIDSKKIPFLKVRDAMSPPSYVRPYDRVPKVLSIMDERQCGRVLVIDPSSKETIGIITKSDLLKAYRIAKNIGDDEDKFKIAEEFEEEISHVSHKIHDKLKWPK from the coding sequence ATGCATTTTAAGAATACCGGATATCTAAAAGAATGGGCAGAGCTAAACGCAATCGCTTTAGTTCTAGGAATATTTGCGGGTCTTGGTGCGATTGTATTCGGTAAAATGATTGAGCTTAGTAAGCATTTTTTTGAAATTATATTCCAAAGAGGATTTCTAGGTGCACTAAGCATTATTATCATTCCTGCAATAGGCGGTGTTATAGTTGGCCCAATTATATACAAATACTGTAGTGAATCTAAGGGCCATGGCGTACCTGAAGTAATGTATGCTGTAATGGCAAATAAAAGTGATATAAGAAAAAGGGTAGCTTTTTTCAAAACTATTGTATCCTCAATAACTATAGGGAGCGGGGGCAGTGCTGGCAGAGAAGGTCCAATTGCCCAGATAGGAGCTTCTATGGGTTCGACCTTCGGCCAATTTTTTAAATTTGATGAGAAAAAGAAAAGAATATTGGTCGTGAGTGGTCTTTCTTCGGGGGTTGCAGCAGCTTTTAATACACCTCTAGGAGGAACTATATTTGGGCTTGAATTAATACTCACGAATTTTTCTCCAATAAGTGTAATCCCCATAGCCTTATCTTCAGTAATATCTGTAAGTATAGCAAGAACTATTCTGGGGCCAGAATCTGCAATTAGGGCGGCCACCTTTACTTTTAATCCGGCAGAGATACCATTCTATATGCTTCTCGGTGCAATAATGGGCATTGTTTCCTTTTTTTATATTAAAGGATTTTATTTCTTTGAAGATTCATTTGAAAAGATTAAGATTCCTTTCTACGTTAAGCCAGCAATCGGAGGATTTCTAACTGGGCTTGTAGGATTTTCATTTGTAGGATATGGTGTTTTGGGCGGTGGATTTGAAGGTATCAATGCGGCCCTCTCTGGGCAAATTGGATTGACTTTATTGATATTACTATTTTTTGCAAAATTCTTGGCGACTTCATTTACGCTTGGTTCAGGCGCTTCTGGAGGGATATTCTCTCCATCTTTATACCTAGGTGCAATGCTTGGTGGTGCACTAGGGATAATTTTTGATATTTTTGCTCCAAATGTAATTAGTTCTCCGCCTGCTTATGCCCTTATAGGTATGGGTGCTTTTTTTGCAAGTGTTGCTAAAGTGCCTCTGACATGCATAATAATGATACCAGAGATGAGCTCAGATTATTCAATGATCCCCACTCTAATGATCTCAGTTTTTGTGAGCTATGGGTTTTCGGCTCTATTCTTAGGAAGAAGCTCAATATATATGGAAAAACTCAATAAAAAAATATCAACTACTAAGTCCTTCTCAAAAGATCTCTCTGATGTCACTGCAATGGATATTATGACGGGGGATATTATCTCAATGGAGCCTGACATGCCTCTAAAGAAATTCTGGGACTACGTTAAAAAATACAAAAAACTTGGATTTCCAGTTATAAAAGATGGAGAGCTTATAGGCATGATATCAAACAGTAAAGTTAAAAATATAGATAGTAAGAAGATACCTTTTCTAAAAGTTAGAGACGCAATGTCCCCGCCTAGCTATGTCCGCCCCTATGATAGAGTGCCAAAGGTCTTGAGTATAATGGATGAGAGACAATGTGGAAGGGTACTTGTTATTGATCCATCTTCAAAAGAAACTATAGGGATAATTACTAAATCTGACTTATTGAAAGCATACAGAATTGCAAAGAATATTGGTGACGACGAAGATAAATTCAAAATAGCAGAAGAGTTTGAAGAGGAAATTTCACATGTATCCCACAAAATACATGATAAACTCAAATGGCCAAAATAA
- a CDS encoding 30S ribosomal protein S19e, protein MTTVYDVPADMLIDGVKEELKNDKNITPPQWATFVKTGSSREKVPDQNDWWYIRAASIMRKVYVYGPVGVETLRVNYGSKKNRGVKPEKFTKSSGAIIRKIFTQLEKGGYITKAENGRIMSPQGMSLLDKKASEIKSKIEADIPELKKYY, encoded by the coding sequence ATTACAACAGTATATGATGTTCCTGCTGATATGCTAATTGACGGTGTTAAGGAAGAACTAAAAAATGACAAGAATATAACACCACCCCAGTGGGCAACTTTTGTTAAAACCGGATCATCAAGAGAGAAAGTTCCAGACCAGAATGACTGGTGGTATATAAGAGCGGCCTCTATAATGAGAAAGGTGTATGTATACGGTCCTGTAGGTGTTGAGACCTTGAGAGTCAACTATGGCAGTAAAAAGAATAGAGGCGTAAAACCTGAGAAGTTTACAAAATCATCTGGTGCGATAATAAGAAAGATCTTTACACAGCTTGAAAAGGGCGGATACATAACAAAAGCTGAAAATGGAAGAATAATGTCCCCACAGGGAATGTCTCTTCTTGACAAAAAGGCTTCCGAAATTAAGTCTAAAATAGAAGCAGATATACCTGAACTTAAAAAATACTACTAA
- a CDS encoding DNA-binding protein, whose product MSDDAEAIKRKKLEELQKQAMADEQAKQQKTEFELQKQQIMRALLTPEARERLTRVKMARKEEGEQIELLLIQLYQAGKITKQVDDAMLKQILERALLSNKKEFKIRRI is encoded by the coding sequence TTGTCTGATGATGCTGAAGCCATAAAGAGAAAGAAGTTAGAAGAACTTCAAAAACAAGCAATGGCAGATGAACAGGCTAAACAGCAGAAGACTGAATTTGAACTACAGAAGCAGCAAATAATGCGTGCCCTTCTAACTCCTGAAGCCAGGGAGAGACTTACTAGAGTAAAGATGGCCAGAAAAGAAGAAGGCGAACAAATAGAGCTCCTACTGATTCAGCTCTACCAAGCCGGAAAAATAACAAAGCAAGTCGATGACGCAATGCTAAAACAGATACTGGAAAGGGCTCTTTTAAGCAACAAGAAGGAGTTTAAGATAAGAAGGATCTAG